In Halorubrum sp. PV6, a single window of DNA contains:
- a CDS encoding mechanosensitive ion channel family protein: MTTNLGTRIDLLLGSVASTEARIAVTAGILLATLAVGWLLLPRGVRAAERVTSRWVVRFLDDRGETSVETMREAVPVSFALRLIVGLSQLALFALAAVAVLTLWGQFSVVVTVLPVAERALTVGGQAGLSLLLLGAAYVASSVLDEYVSALSADSDRITAHQEQLLSRIMQVAVLILAGITVLGIWGVNLGGLLVGAGFLGIVLGMAARQTLGSLIAGFVLMFARPFKIGDWVEIGDEEGFVTEITIMNTHMRNFDGEYVVVPNDLVTNQAITNRSREGRLRIHMEVGIGYDDDPEAASEIAEDVLAGIDSVANNPKPYVIPSGFGDSAILLDLRFWIDPPTPQARWRSKAAAVEEIQERFADAGISIPYPQRTVSYHPETNEASDTVERVERSKDGDGRPSDRPA, encoded by the coding sequence GTGACCACGAACCTCGGAACGCGGATCGACCTCCTGTTGGGGAGCGTCGCGAGCACGGAGGCCCGCATCGCCGTGACGGCCGGCATCCTGCTCGCGACGCTTGCCGTCGGCTGGCTGCTGCTGCCGCGCGGTGTCCGGGCGGCGGAGCGCGTCACGTCGCGCTGGGTGGTGCGGTTCCTCGACGACCGCGGCGAAACCTCGGTCGAGACGATGCGGGAGGCGGTCCCGGTGTCGTTCGCGTTGCGGCTGATCGTCGGCCTCTCGCAGCTCGCGCTGTTCGCGCTCGCGGCCGTCGCCGTCCTGACGCTCTGGGGGCAGTTCTCCGTCGTCGTCACGGTGCTGCCGGTCGCGGAGCGGGCCCTCACCGTCGGCGGGCAGGCGGGGCTCTCGCTTCTCCTCCTCGGCGCGGCGTACGTCGCGAGCAGCGTGTTAGACGAGTACGTCTCGGCGCTCTCGGCCGACAGCGACCGGATCACCGCCCACCAGGAACAGCTGCTCAGCCGGATCATGCAGGTGGCCGTCCTGATCCTCGCGGGGATAACCGTCCTCGGCATCTGGGGCGTCAACCTCGGCGGCCTGCTCGTCGGGGCCGGCTTCCTCGGCATCGTCCTCGGGATGGCGGCCCGTCAGACCCTCGGATCGCTCATCGCCGGGTTCGTGCTGATGTTCGCGCGCCCGTTCAAGATCGGCGACTGGGTCGAGATCGGCGACGAGGAGGGGTTCGTCACGGAGATCACGATCATGAACACCCACATGCGCAACTTCGACGGCGAGTACGTCGTCGTCCCCAACGACCTGGTCACCAACCAGGCGATCACGAACCGGAGCCGCGAGGGGCGCCTCCGGATCCACATGGAGGTCGGGATCGGCTACGACGACGACCCCGAGGCGGCGAGCGAGATCGCCGAGGACGTGCTCGCGGGGATCGACTCCGTGGCCAACAACCCGAAACCGTACGTGATCCCCTCGGGGTTCGGCGACTCCGCGATCCTGCTCGATCTCCGCTTTTGGATCGATCCCCCGACCCCGCAGGCCCGGTGGCGCTCGAAGGCGGCCGCGGTCGAGGAGATACAGGAGCGGTTCGCGGACGCCGGGATCTCCATCCCGTACCCCCAGCGGACCGTCTCGTATCACCCGGAGACGAACGAAGCGTCGGACACCGTTGAGCGCGTCGAGCGCTCGAAAGACGGGGACGGACGCCCGAGCGATCGCCCGGCCTAG
- a CDS encoding HPP family protein, whose translation MTLTARDLMEPDVQTVAPDDDVADAFKQFARCDFSGFPVVDDDGRLVGVVTESDLVDLFEPDDETLWIPIGLPPFVDTLTYQVKPPWADLDLGVDMVRNADKPLSDVMSTDVATVTPDAGVDAVLDLLADDDPDINRVPVVDDDGRVVGIIARQDVIRAFRDKRMT comes from the coding sequence ATGACACTCACCGCTCGCGACCTGATGGAGCCCGACGTACAGACCGTCGCCCCCGACGACGACGTGGCCGACGCGTTCAAGCAGTTCGCGCGCTGCGACTTCAGCGGCTTCCCGGTCGTCGACGACGACGGTCGGCTCGTCGGGGTCGTCACCGAGTCCGACCTCGTCGACCTGTTCGAGCCCGACGACGAGACGCTGTGGATCCCGATCGGACTGCCGCCGTTCGTCGACACGCTCACGTATCAGGTGAAGCCGCCGTGGGCCGACCTCGACCTGGGCGTCGACATGGTCCGGAACGCCGACAAGCCGCTCTCCGACGTGATGAGCACCGACGTGGCGACGGTGACGCCCGACGCCGGCGTCGACGCGGTTCTCGACTTACTCGCCGACGACGACCCGGACATCAACCGGGTACCGGTCGTCGACGACGACGGGCGGGTCGTCGGCATCATCGCCCGACAGGACGTCATCCGGGCGTTTCGGGACAAGCGGATGACGTAG
- the mutS gene encoding DNA mismatch repair protein MutS encodes MPTADREAVAGLPPGIAAAREELTPMLSQYADLCAAHEDALVLFQVGDFYEAFCEAAAAVARVCEVTLTERSDSTGDYPMAGIPIDNAAPYLESLLDAGYRVALGDQVEDADQASGLVDRAVTEVITPGTVVEDDLLEAGTTNYVAAVARGDPGSEGSVGLAAVDVSTGECLVTAGDRDDVAEELDRIAPAELIAGPDAPEFAPADAERGWTTHDYDPGAFERRAAVERLEPYLPAPDRRFDGDAELRAAGAVLAYAEYTQGDDGPLSYVTRIRRYDPRDRLRLDAAAQRSLELFENRGLGASDTLFDALDETSCALGRRCLERWLRRPLVDADAIRGRHDAVGELADRTVVREKLADALGAAYDLERLVGRISRGRADARDLRSLHATLAVVPELKATLAEGDEVEGERGTSEPANETDGYPRTDHLRDLRDRLDELAEIRELIDDAIAVNPPPEITEGGVIREGFDDDLDALRATEREGREWVADLEAAERERTGIDSLSVGHNQVHGYYIEVTDANLDRVPDDYRRRQTLKNSERYYTPELKEREEEIVGAAERADATEYELFVDVRERVAGETERIQDLADAIAEIDALRSLSTVAVERDYVRPTVRTGEDAGVEIEGGRHPVVERTEESFVPNDADLPRGSIAVITGPNMSGKSTYMRSVALAVVLAQTGSFVPAQAASLPVFDRLFTRVGASDDIAGGQSTFMREMSELTEILHDAGPNSLVLLDEVGRGTATTDGRAIARAAAEFVHDELAATALFATHYHDLTDLAAERDCVFNLHFTATREDGDVTFLHRVAPGASSSSYGVEVAELAGVPAPVVERSRELVADEADGGSEPAADPTGPDEDDAAGDASLREFLAEEADASEPGDSAREAERGGDESAADPPATDREATDAAASSDEPAASTDLADDLRALDLARMTPIEALNALHDLQSRATDDE; translated from the coding sequence ATGCCGACTGCGGACCGCGAGGCGGTGGCCGGGCTCCCGCCGGGAATCGCCGCCGCCCGCGAAGAACTGACGCCGATGCTCTCGCAGTACGCCGACCTGTGTGCGGCCCACGAGGACGCGCTCGTGTTGTTCCAGGTCGGCGACTTCTACGAGGCGTTCTGCGAGGCGGCCGCGGCGGTCGCCCGCGTCTGCGAGGTGACGCTGACGGAGCGCTCCGACTCGACCGGCGACTACCCGATGGCAGGCATCCCCATCGACAACGCCGCGCCCTACCTCGAATCGTTACTCGACGCGGGGTACCGCGTCGCCCTCGGCGACCAGGTGGAGGACGCGGATCAGGCCTCTGGCCTCGTCGACCGCGCCGTCACCGAGGTGATCACGCCCGGAACCGTCGTGGAGGACGACCTGCTGGAGGCGGGGACGACCAACTACGTGGCGGCGGTGGCGAGGGGCGACCCCGGCTCGGAGGGTTCCGTGGGCCTCGCCGCCGTCGACGTCTCGACCGGCGAGTGTCTCGTCACCGCCGGCGACCGCGACGACGTGGCCGAGGAACTCGACCGGATCGCCCCCGCGGAGCTCATCGCCGGCCCCGACGCGCCCGAGTTCGCGCCGGCGGACGCCGAGCGCGGCTGGACGACCCACGACTACGACCCCGGTGCCTTCGAGCGACGCGCGGCGGTCGAGCGACTGGAGCCGTATCTCCCCGCCCCCGACCGCCGGTTCGACGGGGACGCCGAACTCCGAGCCGCCGGGGCGGTCCTCGCCTACGCGGAGTACACCCAAGGCGACGACGGGCCGCTCTCGTACGTCACCCGGATCCGCCGGTACGACCCTCGCGACCGCCTGCGACTCGACGCGGCCGCCCAGCGCAGCCTCGAACTGTTCGAGAACCGCGGGTTGGGCGCGAGCGACACCCTGTTCGACGCGCTCGACGAGACGAGCTGCGCGCTCGGGCGGCGGTGTCTGGAACGGTGGCTGCGGCGCCCCCTCGTCGACGCCGATGCGATCCGGGGCCGCCACGACGCGGTCGGTGAACTGGCCGACCGCACCGTCGTGCGCGAGAAACTCGCCGACGCGCTCGGGGCCGCCTACGACCTCGAACGCCTCGTCGGTCGGATCTCCCGCGGGCGCGCCGACGCGAGGGACCTGCGCTCGCTGCACGCGACGCTCGCGGTCGTGCCGGAGTTAAAAGCGACACTCGCGGAGGGAGACGAGGTCGAGGGTGAGCGTGGGACGAGCGAGCCGGCCAACGAGACCGACGGCTACCCCCGCACCGACCACCTCCGCGACCTCCGCGACCGCCTCGACGAGCTCGCCGAGATTCGGGAGCTGATAGACGACGCGATTGCCGTCAATCCCCCACCGGAGATCACCGAGGGCGGCGTCATCCGCGAGGGGTTCGACGACGACCTCGACGCGCTCCGCGCGACCGAACGAGAGGGCCGCGAGTGGGTCGCAGATCTGGAAGCCGCCGAGCGCGAGCGCACCGGTATCGACTCGCTTTCGGTCGGCCACAACCAGGTCCACGGCTACTACATCGAGGTGACCGACGCCAACCTCGACCGCGTTCCGGACGACTACCGCCGCCGACAGACCTTGAAAAACAGCGAGCGCTACTACACTCCGGAATTAAAAGAGCGCGAAGAGGAGATCGTCGGCGCCGCAGAGCGCGCGGACGCCACGGAGTACGAGCTGTTCGTCGACGTCCGCGAGCGCGTCGCCGGCGAGACGGAACGGATTCAGGACCTTGCAGACGCGATAGCCGAGATCGACGCGCTCCGGTCGCTCTCGACGGTCGCGGTCGAGCGCGACTACGTTCGGCCGACGGTCCGGACCGGTGAGGACGCCGGCGTCGAGATCGAGGGGGGCCGCCATCCGGTCGTCGAGCGCACCGAGGAGTCGTTCGTCCCGAACGACGCCGACCTCCCGCGGGGGTCGATCGCCGTCATCACGGGGCCGAACATGAGCGGGAAGTCGACGTACATGCGGTCGGTGGCGCTCGCGGTCGTGCTCGCGCAGACCGGCTCCTTCGTCCCCGCACAGGCGGCCTCGCTGCCCGTCTTCGACCGCCTGTTCACCCGCGTCGGCGCCTCGGACGACATCGCCGGCGGGCAGTCGACGTTCATGCGAGAGATGAGCGAACTGACCGAGATCCTCCACGACGCCGGCCCGAACTCGCTCGTCCTCCTCGACGAGGTGGGCCGCGGCACCGCGACGACCGACGGGCGCGCCATCGCCCGCGCCGCCGCCGAGTTCGTTCACGACGAGCTCGCGGCGACCGCGCTGTTTGCCACACATTACCACGACCTGACCGACCTCGCGGCCGAGCGCGACTGCGTCTTCAACCTCCACTTCACCGCGACCCGCGAAGACGGCGACGTGACGTTCCTCCACCGGGTCGCCCCCGGCGCCTCCTCGTCGTCGTACGGCGTCGAGGTCGCCGAACTCGCGGGCGTGCCGGCGCCGGTCGTCGAGCGCTCCCGCGAACTGGTCGCCGACGAGGCAGACGGTGGGTCCGAGCCCGCCGCCGACCCGACGGGGCCGGACGAGGACGACGCGGCCGGCGACGCCTCGCTCCGGGAGTTCCTCGCTGAAGAGGCGGACGCGAGCGAGCCGGGCGACTCGGCGCGCGAAGCGGAGCGGGGCGGCGACGAGTCGGCCGCCGACCCGCCCGCGACCGACCGCGAGGCGACCGACGCCGCCGCGTCGAGTGACGAGCCCGCCGCGTCGACCGACCTGGCCGACGACCTGCGCGCGCTCGACCTGGCCCGGATGACGCCCATCGAGGCGTTGAACGCCCTCCACGACCTCCAGTCGCGAGCCACCGATGACGAGTGA
- the pdxS gene encoding pyridoxal 5'-phosphate synthase lyase subunit PdxS codes for MAEATDLEELKRGTDLVKRGFARMQKGGVIMDVVNREQARIAEDAGAVAVMVLEHVPADIRKRGGVARMPDPERVPEVIDEVSIPVMGKSRIGHRKESEILEALGVDMIDESEVLTPADDEYHTDKRDFSSPFVCGARNLPEALRRIREGAAMIRTKGEAGTGDVNQAVQHQRTIKNQIRTLTGLNYEEREKWAREHGAPRDLVHETAEAERLPVVNFAAGGIATPADAALMMYHGCDGIFVGSGIFGAEDPEAMGTAIVEAVNNWDDPEELARIASGTGKGMKGQSNEDMPEEEKLQSRGV; via the coding sequence ATGGCAGAGGCCACGGATTTAGAGGAGCTGAAGCGGGGGACCGACCTGGTCAAGCGCGGCTTCGCGCGGATGCAGAAAGGCGGCGTCATCATGGACGTCGTCAACCGCGAACAGGCCCGGATCGCGGAGGACGCCGGCGCGGTCGCCGTGATGGTGTTGGAACACGTCCCGGCCGACATCCGCAAGCGCGGCGGCGTCGCCCGGATGCCCGACCCCGAGCGCGTCCCCGAGGTCATCGACGAGGTGTCGATCCCGGTGATGGGGAAATCGCGTATCGGCCACCGCAAGGAGTCGGAGATCCTGGAGGCGCTCGGCGTCGACATGATCGACGAGTCGGAGGTGCTCACGCCCGCCGACGACGAGTACCACACCGACAAACGCGACTTCTCGTCGCCGTTCGTCTGCGGCGCCCGCAACCTTCCGGAGGCGCTCCGGCGCATCCGCGAGGGCGCGGCGATGATCCGGACGAAGGGCGAGGCCGGCACCGGCGACGTGAACCAGGCGGTCCAACACCAGCGCACCATCAAAAACCAGATCCGGACGCTCACCGGACTCAACTACGAGGAGCGCGAGAAGTGGGCCCGCGAACACGGCGCCCCCCGCGACCTGGTTCACGAGACCGCCGAGGCCGAGCGCCTCCCGGTCGTCAACTTCGCTGCCGGCGGCATCGCGACCCCCGCGGACGCCGCGCTGATGATGTACCACGGCTGTGATGGCATCTTCGTCGGCTCCGGCATCTTCGGCGCGGAGGACCCCGAAGCGATGGGCACCGCCATCGTCGAGGCCGTCAACAACTGGGACGACCCGGAGGAGCTCGCCCGCATCGCGAGCGGTACCGGCAAGGGGATGAAAGGGCAGTCGAACGAGGACATGCCCGAAGAGGAGAAACTGCAGAGCCGCGGCGTCTGA
- a CDS encoding OsmC family protein — MSDANQTATFDAQTELGPGMQVEVATRHFEFVVDEPEALGGTDEGPNPVEYLLGSLGGCLSIVGRVVASEMDLDIAALTVDLEGDLDPAKFQGADVDSRAGFQEIRADVEADLRTAAGEPVDDATREEWLARVERRCPVSDNLGAETPVAVELA, encoded by the coding sequence ATGAGCGACGCAAACCAGACCGCGACCTTCGACGCACAGACGGAACTCGGACCGGGGATGCAGGTGGAGGTGGCGACCCGCCACTTCGAGTTCGTGGTCGACGAGCCGGAGGCGTTGGGCGGGACCGACGAGGGCCCGAACCCGGTCGAGTACCTGCTCGGCTCGCTCGGCGGCTGTCTGAGCATCGTCGGGCGCGTGGTCGCGAGCGAGATGGACCTCGACATCGCGGCGCTGACCGTCGATCTCGAAGGCGACCTCGACCCGGCGAAGTTCCAGGGCGCAGACGTCGACAGCCGCGCCGGCTTCCAGGAGATCCGCGCGGACGTCGAGGCGGACCTGCGGACGGCGGCGGGCGAACCGGTCGACGACGCGACCCGCGAGGAGTGGCTCGCACGGGTCGAACGGCGGTGTCCCGTGAGCGATAACCTCGGCGCCGAGACGCCGGTCGCGGTCGAACTGGCCTGA
- a CDS encoding J domain-containing protein, with product MTNRSIVVGMAATFIGLTALLLVAGVVVSPVLLAVAVPFGILSYFLWYHASGRLQDRVQREAARAGPDERARARQRARAAEHRRSAYRSAGATDGGFGGGAAGARSARGPGGDRRDRAPSTNAMTDREAYAALGLDPTADSETVRTTYRKQAKRLHPDGEEGDEEAFKKLNKAYERLSD from the coding sequence GTGACGAATCGTTCGATCGTCGTCGGCATGGCAGCGACGTTCATCGGGTTGACGGCCCTCCTGCTCGTCGCGGGCGTCGTCGTCTCGCCCGTCCTGTTGGCGGTCGCCGTGCCGTTCGGGATCCTCTCGTACTTCCTCTGGTACCACGCCAGCGGACGGCTACAGGACCGAGTTCAACGGGAGGCCGCGCGGGCCGGCCCCGACGAGCGAGCGCGAGCCAGACAGCGGGCGCGAGCCGCCGAACACCGGCGCTCCGCCTACCGGTCGGCCGGCGCGACGGACGGCGGCTTCGGTGGCGGGGCGGCGGGCGCGCGCTCCGCCCGCGGTCCCGGCGGCGACCGTCGCGACCGCGCCCCGTCGACGAACGCGATGACCGACCGAGAGGCGTACGCGGCGCTCGGCCTCGATCCGACCGCCGACAGCGAGACGGTCCGGACGACCTATCGAAAGCAGGCGAAGCGGCTCCACCCGGACGGCGAGGAGGGCGACGAGGAGGCATTTAAAAAGCTGAACAAGGCGTACGAGCGGCTCTCGGACTGA
- a CDS encoding molybdenum cofactor guanylyltransferase produces MTTGAILAGGRSTRFGDRDKAVAALAGVPLVRRVADRLVGADDPVPPGADRAAGGEPVVDELVVNCRPDQRAAIDAALDGLSVPRRWALDDEPDLGPVAGIGNACRTATGEYVAVVACDMPFVDPGFLAALAGDAAGRDAAIPQLDDRWFQTTQAVYRAAPMAAACERALARGDRKILAPIADLEYAVVDDATIRERTTDRTFTNVNTQEELAAAERAIRAVADDGDDS; encoded by the coding sequence GTGACAACCGGAGCCATCCTCGCCGGAGGCCGGTCGACGCGCTTCGGCGACCGCGACAAGGCCGTCGCCGCGCTCGCGGGCGTCCCGCTCGTCCGGCGCGTCGCCGACCGACTCGTCGGCGCCGACGACCCCGTCCCGCCGGGTGCGGACCGCGCGGCGGGCGGCGAGCCGGTCGTCGACGAGCTCGTGGTCAACTGCCGACCCGACCAGCGGGCGGCGATAGACGCCGCGCTCGACGGGCTCTCCGTCCCCCGTCGCTGGGCGCTCGACGACGAGCCGGATCTGGGGCCGGTCGCCGGCATCGGGAACGCCTGTCGGACCGCGACCGGCGAGTACGTCGCCGTCGTCGCCTGCGACATGCCGTTCGTCGATCCGGGGTTTCTCGCGGCGCTCGCCGGCGACGCCGCGGGCCGTGACGCCGCGATCCCGCAACTCGACGACCGCTGGTTTCAGACGACGCAGGCGGTGTACCGGGCCGCGCCGATGGCGGCCGCCTGCGAGCGAGCGCTCGCCCGCGGCGACCGGAAGATACTGGCACCGATAGCCGACCTCGAGTACGCCGTCGTCGACGACGCGACGATCCGTGAACGCACCACGGACCGGACCTTCACCAACGTCAACACGCAGGAGGAACTGGCGGCGGCGGAGCGCGCGATTCGGGCGGTTGCCGACGACGGAGACGACTCGTGA
- a CDS encoding zinc-dependent metalloprotease: MDILRSLRTVSAASGPGVVDWDRAAAAAKASTEPGSVALTDAEREGYAEDVRDARDRLREVAGVDFEVPDAIEVQNRHHWIDASVDTFRNVMAPIEAAAGRDDGSAVPAGAHTQGFARDLSRVANTGSMAFTLGFLARNVLGQYDPLLLADEPTVDHGLYFVHPNIVAAAASLDVDLPRFRRWIAFHEVTHAAEFGAAPWLSEYLESRVERGLEGFDEGGLTGGSIPVDALDTAPFAELQAAMTAVEGYAEVLMDRAFDGEYADLRRKLDARREGGGPVQRVARRLLGLGLKRQQYEQGAAFFRHVADARGIEGASAVWERPENLPTRAELDDPEAWLVRVDPA, from the coding sequence ATGGATATCCTCCGAAGCCTCCGGACGGTCTCCGCGGCCAGCGGGCCCGGCGTCGTCGACTGGGACCGGGCCGCCGCGGCCGCCAAAGCGAGCACCGAACCCGGCTCGGTCGCGCTCACCGACGCCGAACGCGAGGGATACGCCGAGGACGTTCGCGACGCCCGCGATCGGCTCCGCGAGGTGGCTGGCGTCGACTTCGAGGTGCCCGACGCGATCGAGGTCCAGAACCGCCACCACTGGATCGACGCCAGCGTCGACACCTTCCGGAACGTGATGGCACCGATCGAGGCGGCGGCCGGCCGGGACGACGGCTCGGCAGTTCCCGCCGGCGCGCACACGCAGGGGTTCGCCCGCGACCTCTCGCGGGTCGCCAACACCGGCTCCATGGCGTTCACGCTCGGCTTCCTCGCGCGCAACGTCCTCGGCCAGTACGACCCCCTCCTCTTGGCCGACGAGCCCACGGTCGATCACGGGCTCTACTTCGTCCATCCGAACATCGTCGCGGCCGCGGCGTCGCTCGACGTCGACCTCCCGCGATTTAGGCGCTGGATCGCCTTCCACGAGGTGACGCACGCGGCGGAGTTCGGCGCGGCGCCGTGGCTCTCGGAGTACCTCGAATCGCGGGTGGAACGCGGCCTCGAAGGGTTCGACGAGGGGGGTCTCACCGGGGGGTCGATCCCCGTCGACGCGCTCGACACCGCGCCGTTCGCCGAACTGCAGGCCGCGATGACCGCGGTCGAGGGGTACGCCGAGGTGCTGATGGACCGCGCCTTCGACGGGGAGTACGCCGACCTCCGCCGGAAACTCGACGCTCGCAGAGAGGGCGGAGGCCCGGTCCAACGGGTCGCTCGCCGCCTGCTGGGGCTGGGGCTCAAACGCCAACAGTACGAGCAGGGCGCCGCATTCTTCCGTCACGTGGCCGACGCCCGCGGCATCGAGGGCGCGAGCGCGGTCTGGGAGCGCCCGGAGAACCTGCCGACGCGCGCCGAACTCGACGACCCCGAGGCGTGGTTGGTGCGCGTCGACCCGGCGTGA
- the mutL gene encoding DNA mismatch repair endonuclease MutL: MTSDDRDAKGRGERPSPVRRLDPATVDRIAAGEVVTRPARVVGELLDNALDAGASRVRVAVDGDGTERVRVADDGHGMSREDARLAVERHATSKLAPDGDPVGVDSLGFRGEALAAISEAARLELVTNDGDAVGTRVTVDGTVTGAETGEPAVTDAGRARGTTVVVEDLFATRPARRESLAGAATEFARISKLVADYALANPTVAFTLDHDGSQTLSTPGAGVTEALLGVYDRETASRSTTLAASADIDGGGASGESGSGPPSIAVTGALAYPSVTRASRDHVRVSVNGRPVRNDRLAAAVSEGYGRLLPTGREPVAAVDVSLPPARVDPNVHPAKREVGLRDADAVADAVASVVADALTGADLRRTAEVDTGLDGALDPVGGAEGERPTPFADAEPIGTFRDLYVLVEAGDELLVIDGHAAHERVNYERLGRAVDGEPIATAELDPPATVSLSADEAAAAEAHADALAALGFETTPFGGGTLRLRAVPAPFGRTADADAFRDALAAVGNGESPQGGREALLADLACHPSLRRGEFGELDDGELRALLDRLGECDRPYACPHGRPTVLAVDEATFAAGFGRER, from the coding sequence ATGACGAGTGACGACCGGGACGCGAAGGGGCGAGGGGAGAGGCCGAGCCCCGTCCGCCGGCTCGACCCGGCCACCGTCGACCGCATCGCGGCCGGCGAGGTGGTGACCCGACCGGCCCGCGTCGTCGGCGAACTGCTCGACAACGCGCTCGACGCCGGGGCGTCGCGGGTCCGGGTCGCGGTCGACGGCGACGGGACGGAGCGGGTCCGCGTGGCAGACGACGGTCACGGGATGAGTCGCGAGGACGCCCGCCTCGCCGTGGAGCGCCACGCGACGAGCAAGCTCGCCCCCGACGGCGACCCGGTCGGCGTCGACTCGCTCGGCTTCCGCGGCGAGGCGCTGGCCGCCATCAGCGAGGCGGCCCGACTCGAACTCGTCACCAACGACGGCGACGCGGTCGGGACGCGGGTGACCGTCGACGGGACGGTGACCGGCGCCGAGACGGGCGAGCCGGCAGTCACGGACGCCGGACGCGCCCGCGGCACCACGGTCGTCGTCGAGGACCTCTTCGCGACCCGGCCGGCGCGCCGGGAGTCGCTCGCGGGGGCCGCGACGGAGTTCGCCCGGATCTCCAAACTCGTCGCGGACTACGCCCTCGCGAACCCGACGGTGGCGTTCACGCTGGACCACGACGGCTCGCAGACCCTATCGACGCCGGGCGCGGGCGTCACCGAGGCGCTCCTGGGCGTGTACGACCGCGAGACCGCGAGCCGCTCGACGACGCTCGCGGCGAGCGCCGACATCGACGGTGGCGGGGCGAGCGGCGAGTCCGGAAGCGGTCCGCCCTCGATAGCCGTCACCGGCGCGCTGGCGTACCCGTCGGTGACGCGCGCCTCGCGGGACCACGTTCGGGTCTCGGTGAACGGGCGCCCGGTCCGGAACGACCGCCTCGCCGCCGCGGTCAGCGAGGGGTACGGCCGGCTGCTCCCGACCGGGCGCGAGCCGGTGGCGGCCGTCGACGTGTCGCTGCCGCCCGCCCGCGTCGACCCGAACGTTCACCCGGCGAAGCGGGAGGTCGGACTCCGCGACGCCGACGCGGTGGCCGACGCCGTCGCGTCGGTGGTCGCCGACGCGCTCACCGGCGCCGACCTCCGACGGACCGCCGAGGTCGACACCGGGCTCGACGGGGCGCTCGACCCGGTCGGCGGCGCGGAGGGCGAGCGCCCGACGCCGTTCGCGGACGCCGAGCCGATCGGCACGTTCCGCGACCTCTACGTCCTCGTCGAGGCCGGCGACGAGCTGCTCGTGATCGACGGCCACGCCGCCCACGAGCGCGTCAACTACGAGCGACTCGGCCGAGCCGTCGACGGCGAGCCGATAGCGACCGCCGAACTCGACCCCCCGGCGACGGTGTCGCTGTCGGCCGACGAGGCGGCGGCCGCGGAGGCACACGCCGACGCCCTCGCCGCGCTCGGCTTCGAGACGACGCCGTTCGGCGGCGGCACCCTGCGGCTTCGGGCCGTTCCGGCGCCGTTCGGGCGGACGGCCGACGCCGACGCGTTCCGGGACGCGCTCGCGGCGGTCGGGAACGGCGAGTCGCCGCAGGGCGGGCGAGAGGCGCTGCTCGCGGACCTGGCCTGTCACCCGTCGCTGAGACGGGGGGAGTTCGGCGAGCTGGACGACGGCGAGTTGCGCGCGCTCCTCGACCGCCTCGGGGAGTGCGACCGCCCCTACGCCTGCCCGCACGGGCGGCCGACGGTCCTCGCGGTCGACGAGGCGACCTTCGCGGCCGGGTTCGGGCGCGAGCGGTAG